A window of Thiocapsa bogorovii genomic DNA:
ACCGGGACACCCTCGGCGAAATCCATCGCCAACACGCGTGTCGTGGAGAGATCGCGATGCACACGCGGGACCAAGAAGTCGGGATCCGCACCGACCCCCGCCCCATACGCCTCGAGCGAATCCGCCTCCGCGCCGTAGTCCGCTTCCTGATGGAGCTGACGGCGCGCACCTTCCAAGTAGGGCGTCAGGTCCACGCCCGCGGGGGCCATCCCGAGGGTGCGCGCCAAGAAGGCGAGGTTGTCGATGTCGCTGTCGATGCTCTCCCGAACGCCCGGAAACTGGATCTTGAGCGCAAGCCGACGCCCGTCGCGCGTCTCGGCCCGGTGCACCTGCCCGATCGAGGCGGATGCCACGGGAGTGAACTCGAACCGCTTGAACCTCGCGTTCCAGCCCGGTCCGTATTCGCGCTCCAAGACCCCGGCGAGCTGGCTCATCGGCATCGGCTCGGCGCGCTCGCGCAAAGCGCTCATGATCTCTGCAGCCTCGGGCGTGAAGATGTCCGAACCGTCCATCGACATCAATTGCCCCATCTTCATCACAGCACCCCGCATCCGCGCAAGACGGTCTGTGAATCGACGGGTGTGCTCGGGCGAGAGCCGGATCCGCGAGGGCTCGGCGCTGCGACGGGTCCGGGCAAGCTCGATCAGGCCCTTCACGCCGATCCCTGCGGCGAGATCGCCGGTGGCCCGCCCGAGATGCCAAAGACGACTCAGACGTGTGCTGGGGACGGCCGTGCCGGGTCGGGTCGGTATGCTGGACATTGGGTTTCCTCGAAAAAGAATCGGCGGCGTCCGGATCCTGTCCAGACAAGGGGTGGACATGGTATCGAGTCATCCGCAGTACAACGATGAGGAACCGCATTAAACCGCGCCCATCGCGGTATGCGGTGTTTTTGGATGG
This region includes:
- a CDS encoding ABC1 kinase family protein, which translates into the protein MSSIPTRPGTAVPSTRLSRLWHLGRATGDLAAGIGVKGLIELARTRRSAEPSRIRLSPEHTRRFTDRLARMRGAVMKMGQLMSMDGSDIFTPEAAEIMSALRERAEPMPMSQLAGVLEREYGPGWNARFKRFEFTPVASASIGQVHRAETRDGRRLALKIQFPGVRESIDSDIDNLAFLARTLGMAPAGVDLTPYLEGARRQLHQEADYGAEADSLEAYGAGVGADPDFLVPRVHRDLSTTRVLAMDFAEGVPVDRLADSRYSCEERDRAATALTRLSMRELFEFGLVQSDPNFGNYLYDATAGRIVLLDFGAALPVSAELIARYRSLARAALADDRGAMRAASIDLGYVGANDPSEQVNALIDLLRMSSEPLRSPGHYDFGVSDLFERVYARGRDMFYSGAFSTVPAPETMFLHRKFMGAFMLCRRLRARVDLGEMLTPYLRG